Within Phycisphaerales bacterium, the genomic segment TGGTGGGGCTGTGCAGCTACCTCTTGATCGGCTTCTACTATGGCAAGCCGGAGGCGGCCGCCGCGGCTAAGAAGGCGTTCCTCGTCAACCGCATCGGCGACCTCGGCTTTGCGCTGGGGATCTTCGCCCTCTACTGGTTCCTGTCGCCCCACGTGCTGGAGCACGAGAATCCGCTGGATTTCGCCATCGCCTTCAAGTACGCCGCCGAGTTGCAAACGGATTCGGGCCTGCTGGGGCTGCACCAGTCCACCGTGGTGGCGCTCCTGCTGCTCTGTGGTGCAATTGGCAAGAGCGCACAGTTCCCGCTGTATGTGTGGCTGCCGGACGCGATGGAGGGTCCGACCCCGGTTTCGGCCCTCATTCACGCCGCGACAATGGTCACCGCCGGCATTTACATGATTGCCCGTTGCGGACCGATCTTTGCCGGCTCGCCTTTCGCGTTGGATGTGATCCTGATCCTCGGCCTGATCGGTGCGGTGCTTACCGCGACCATGGCTCTTGCCCAGTATGACATGAAACGCATTCTGGCGTACTCCACCATCAGCCAGCTCGCGTTCATGTTCGTCGCGCTTGGTTGTGGCGTCCCCAAGAGCGGCGTGTTTCACGTGTTCACGCATGCCTGGTTCAAGGCGCTGCTGTTCCTGGGGGCCGGCAGCGTCATGCACGCCATGGGGGGTGTGATCGACGTGCGGCGTTTCAGTGGCCTGCGGCAGGTGTTGCCGCGGACGTATGCCGTGATGTTGATCGGCTGCCTGGCCTTGGCCGGGTTCCCCCTGCTGGCGGGTTTTTGGAGCAAGGACGAGATCGTCCACGCGGCGCTTTTCAGCGACACGCCCTGGGTCGGCTGGTTGCTGGTCTTGACCGCGCTGCTCACCGCCTTCTATACCTTCCGCATGTTCTTCCTGTGCTTCCACGGGCCGCTGCGGCTGCCCGCAGAAGCCGGGCAGCACCCCCATGAATCGCCCCCGGTCATGCTCCGCCCGCTGTACATCCTGGCGCTCGGAGCCATCTTCACCGGATACCTTGGCGTCGGGCTCGTGCCCGGCTCGGCCGACGCGTTTCTGGGCGTGCTGAAGCCGCACGCGGGCATTTTCCACGCTTACCTCGGCAACAGCACGATCATCGAGACCGCCCACCAGGGCGCCGAGGCGGCTGGCGCTGCGGTGGAACACGGCAGTGGCATCTGGGTGGCATATCTGTCCGCGGTGGTGGCGCTGGCGGGGATCGGGCTGGCATGGCTGGTGTACGGCCGGGCACCGGAGGTCGATCCGGCGCGGCGGGCGCTCGGCAGCGTGTTCGGGCTGCTCAATGCGAAGTACTACGTGGACGAGATTTACGACGCGGTGCTGGTGCGGCCGCTGCGCGGGCTTGGCAAAGTGCTGTTCGGGGTGGATCGGCTGGGTGTTGATGGGGCGGTACACTTCGTGGCGGCCGTGCCACGGGGTCTCGCGTTCGTGCTGCAGATGTTCCAGCGTGGAGTGTTGCAGTCGTACGCGCTTTCGATGGTATTGGGCTTGGTCGTGCTGCTGGTGCTCTGGACCGTGATTCGAAGTCCGGCAACCTGACCAGGAACCAGGGAGACGGTGCGCGGGTATGGCCGCGATCGCACTCAATCTGCTGATCTTCCTGCCGCTGGTGGCGGCGGTGTTCGTGTGGATGGCGCCGGTGCGCTACGCAGCTCGAACCGCGTTGGGCGTGGGCCTGCTCACGTTAGCGTTGTCGCTGTGGCTCTGGGGTCAACCGGCCGGGACCGCGGGTGACCCCGGCCGCGCCTTGCTGGGCGTGACGGATGTGCGCTGGATCGGTTTGGGTGTAGCGGATCGCGAGACCGGACTACAGAGCGGTTTTGAGCTGCGTTTTCACGTGGGGCTCGACGCAATCAGTCTGCCGTTGATCGTACTCACCGGCCTCCTGGTGCCGCTGTCGATCTGGTGCAGTTTCTCCGCGATCCGCACGCGCGAACGGGAGTATTACGCGTGGTTGCTCGCACTGACGGCCGGCATGTTCGGCGTGTTCGCCGCCCGCGACGTGCTTCTGTTCTACATCTTTTTCGAGTTCACGCTCGTCCCGCTCTATTTCCTGATCGGTATCTGGGGCGGCCCGGAGCGGCGTTTCGCGGCCAACAAGTTCTTCGTCTACACCTTCGTCGGCAGCGTCATCACGTTCGCCGGCATCCTGTACCTGGGTGTGCGCGCGGCGCAGATCGACGGCGGGATGCTGGTCGGTTTTGACCTTGTGCGGCTTTCGACCCTGAGTCTGCGGGAGCTGACCGCCGGCGAGCAGAGCTGGCTCTTCATCGCCTTCTTCTGCGGCTTCGCCATCAAGGTGCCGTTTTTCCCCTTGCACACCTGGCTGCCGCTGGCGCATACCGAGGCACCTACCGCCGGCAGCGTGCTGCTGGCCGGTGTGTTGCTGAAGCTCGGCACGTATGGCTTCCTGCGGTTCAGTCTACCGATGGTCCCGGAAGGGGCGCTGGCCTGGGCGCAGGTGATGGGTTGGCTGGCCGTGATTGGGATCATCTACGGGGCGCTGTGTTGCTGGGTGCAGCGTGATGTCAAGAAGCTCGTCGCGTACTCCTCGGTGTCACACCTCGGCTTCTGCATGCTCGGCATGTTCGCGTTCAACGCGCTGGGGCTCAGCGGTTCCGTGCTGTACATGATCAACCACGGTATCAGCACGGGCGCGCTGTTCCTCGTCATTGGGATGCTCTACGAGCGTTATCACACGCGCGACATGCACGAGATCGGCGGCCTCGCTCGGCAGATGCCCATCGCGGCCACGTTCTTCATCCTGTTCGTTCTTTCGAGTATCGGCCTGCCGGGCCTGAACGGCTTCGTCAGCGAGTTCACGGTGCTGTTTGCCGCGTTCAACTCGCCGGATCTCGGGCCGGTGTTCGGCGCGCTGGGTGCGACCGGCATCCTGCTCGGCGCCATCTACATGCTGTACGCCACGGGGAAGGTTCTCTTCGGCCCGTTGAAGCAGCCGCAGGGCACACCTGATCTCTCGCACCTGCCGGCCGACCTCAACGCCCGCGAAATCGCAATCCTGGCGCCACTCGCCGTGCTGGTTGTGCTGCTTGGTGTCTACCCGCGCATCGTGACCGAACGCCTCGACCCTGCTTTGCAGGTGCAGGTGCTTGCGCGGCTCGATGAAGCCCGGGCCCAGAGTCCGCGGTGGGCCATGACCTCGGAGCCGCAGCCCCTCCGCGAGCCATTTGCGGCTGCGGAACTCGAAGCGGCCGTTGCCTCCGTGGCGGCGGTAGTTCCGGCTGAATGGCCGCGTCCGTCACTGCCCGAGTTCGATCTTACCGTTCGTCGCTCTCCGTTCTCCGATCCCCATTCCGGTGCTTCGCGATGATCCTCACGCCGCCCATTTCGCTGCTCACGCTGCTGCCCGAGATCGTGCTGCTCGTGGCCGCATGCGGCGTGCTGATCATCGGCCAGGAGCGGCGCGCTGGCCTGCGGCAATTGGCGCCTTGGGCGGCCCTGGGCGCCCTGATCGCCGCGTTGGTGCTGGTGCTGCGGGGCGTGGGTGAACCAGCGGCGGGGGTGGCCGCCAGTGGGTTGTACTTCGGCGGACTCGCCCGCTTTGTGCGCGTCAGCGCCCTCGAACTGGGCATCCTCCTGGTGCTGGTCAATTGGGCCCAGGGGCGGCGGGAAGAGCGCGGCGAGTTTCTCGCGATGCTGCTGCTTTCGCTGACCGGGCTGCTGTTGGTCGCTCCCGCGGACAACCTCGCCATCTTGTTCCTGGCGCTCGAGCTTGTGAGCATCCCGACCTACGTCCTGGTGGTGCTGGGACGGCAAAACCCGCTGTCCGCCGAGGCGGGTACGAAATACTTCTACCTAGGCGCCATGTCCGCGGCGCTGATGGCCTTCGGCTTCAGCTTCCTGTATGGCGTGACCGGCTCGCTGGACCTGACGACCACGCTCGACGGGGACGGTGCGGTCGTCAGTCTCGGCGTGGTGGCTGCCGTGACGCAGGCGCTGGGGAATCCCGGCTCGATCGAGTTCGGCATTGCCATCGTCGGCATCGCGTTGTCCTTTGCCGGACTGCTTTTCAAGATCGCGGCGTTCCCGCTTCATCTGTACGTGGCGGATGTCTACCAGGGTGCGGCCAGCCCGGTTGCGGGCTTACTCGGGTTTGTACCGAAGATTGCCGGATTCGTGGCGCTCTTCAAGATCATCCAGAGTACCGGACAGTGGCAGTACGGCGAGACACTGATCTTCTGGCTGATCTGGCTCACCGCTGCGCTGAGCATGACGGTGGGTAACCTGCTCGCTCTGCGCCAGACCAACATTAAGCGGCTGCTCGCGTATTCCGGCATTGCCCATGCGGGCTACATGCTCGTCGGTCTGCTGGCTGGGCCATTCGCGGGCAAAATGGTGAGTTCGGAAGGGATCGGCAACTTCGCCGACGGCACCGCGGCCGTGCTGTACTACGTCGTCATCTACGGAATTGCGAACCTGGGTGCATTTGCCGTGC encodes:
- the nuoL gene encoding NADH-quinone oxidoreductase subunit L; protein product: MIPGPWAAAAWYATIPFWPLLGALLVGVLLILRQKPERAHLPVVAGVAFAALLAVIMFFDTAQRYPSKGGTEADHDAGHAAVVLAADPPSPIRSGNAPAGWVDPGYTYTLYRWISFGAVESQALGRWISVNFYFDGLTAMMMLFVTVVSLMVVIYAIGYMRDHHGHPERGYERFFAFLGLFVFSMAMLVMAGNFVLLYLGWELVGLCSYLLIGFYYGKPEAAAAAKKAFLVNRIGDLGFALGIFALYWFLSPHVLEHENPLDFAIAFKYAAELQTDSGLLGLHQSTVVALLLLCGAIGKSAQFPLYVWLPDAMEGPTPVSALIHAATMVTAGIYMIARCGPIFAGSPFALDVILILGLIGAVLTATMALAQYDMKRILAYSTISQLAFMFVALGCGVPKSGVFHVFTHAWFKALLFLGAGSVMHAMGGVIDVRRFSGLRQVLPRTYAVMLIGCLALAGFPLLAGFWSKDEIVHAALFSDTPWVGWLLVLTALLTAFYTFRMFFLCFHGPLRLPAEAGQHPHESPPVMLRPLYILALGAIFTGYLGVGLVPGSADAFLGVLKPHAGIFHAYLGNSTIIETAHQGAEAAGAAVEHGSGIWVAYLSAVVALAGIGLAWLVYGRAPEVDPARRALGSVFGLLNAKYYVDEIYDAVLVRPLRGLGKVLFGVDRLGVDGAVHFVAAVPRGLAFVLQMFQRGVLQSYALSMVLGLVVLLVLWTVIRSPAT
- a CDS encoding NADH-quinone oxidoreductase subunit M, whose protein sequence is MAAIALNLLIFLPLVAAVFVWMAPVRYAARTALGVGLLTLALSLWLWGQPAGTAGDPGRALLGVTDVRWIGLGVADRETGLQSGFELRFHVGLDAISLPLIVLTGLLVPLSIWCSFSAIRTREREYYAWLLALTAGMFGVFAARDVLLFYIFFEFTLVPLYFLIGIWGGPERRFAANKFFVYTFVGSVITFAGILYLGVRAAQIDGGMLVGFDLVRLSTLSLRELTAGEQSWLFIAFFCGFAIKVPFFPLHTWLPLAHTEAPTAGSVLLAGVLLKLGTYGFLRFSLPMVPEGALAWAQVMGWLAVIGIIYGALCCWVQRDVKKLVAYSSVSHLGFCMLGMFAFNALGLSGSVLYMINHGISTGALFLVIGMLYERYHTRDMHEIGGLARQMPIAATFFILFVLSSIGLPGLNGFVSEFTVLFAAFNSPDLGPVFGALGATGILLGAIYMLYATGKVLFGPLKQPQGTPDLSHLPADLNAREIAILAPLAVLVVLLGVYPRIVTERLDPALQVQVLARLDEARAQSPRWAMTSEPQPLREPFAAAELEAAVASVAAVVPAEWPRPSLPEFDLTVRRSPFSDPHSGASR
- a CDS encoding NADH-quinone oxidoreductase subunit N, producing MILTPPISLLTLLPEIVLLVAACGVLIIGQERRAGLRQLAPWAALGALIAALVLVLRGVGEPAAGVAASGLYFGGLARFVRVSALELGILLVLVNWAQGRREERGEFLAMLLLSLTGLLLVAPADNLAILFLALELVSIPTYVLVVLGRQNPLSAEAGTKYFYLGAMSAALMAFGFSFLYGVTGSLDLTTTLDGDGAVVSLGVVAAVTQALGNPGSIEFGIAIVGIALSFAGLLFKIAAFPLHLYVADVYQGAASPVAGLLGFVPKIAGFVALFKIIQSTGQWQYGETLIFWLIWLTAALSMTVGNLLALRQTNIKRLLAYSGIAHAGYMLVGLLAGPFAGKMVSSEGIGNFADGTAAVLYYVVIYGIANLGAFAVLGLLHFRERPCETLREVAGLIRNEPALALLLVLAMFTLMGMPPTPGFWGKFSLFGSALAASNQSMLPDTYRTWLLVLVIIAVLNSAIAAAYYLRVIGAVLFFEPEETARAEQREAPQIGALLCGFLLIIFSFYPGGLFEAGRQATVDLERTQDRIPGVVRMSTSVAPPPLEKPLEAPAAADSYSPS